A section of the Nitrospirota bacterium genome encodes:
- the nuoK gene encoding NADH-quinone oxidoreductase subunit NuoK: protein MVPLSWYVMLSAVLFSIGIFGFLVRRNLIMIFLSMELMLNSVNISFAAFSHYLQSMTGQVMVFFVITVAAAEAAIGLAILIVFYKNNPTLNSDEINLLKG, encoded by the coding sequence GTGGTACCTTTAAGCTGGTATGTAATGTTGAGCGCTGTGCTGTTCAGTATCGGTATCTTCGGTTTTCTGGTCAGGCGCAACCTTATAATGATCTTTCTGTCCATGGAGCTGATGCTTAACTCGGTTAATATCAGTTTTGCGGCTTTCAGCCATTACCTTCAGTCCATGACAGGACAGGTGATGGTATTTTTTGTAATTACCGTCGCAGCGGCAGAGGCGGCTATAGGGCTTGCCATACTGATAGTATTTTACAAGAACAACCCGACGCTCAATTCTGATGAGATAAATTTATTAAAGGGATGA
- a CDS encoding potassium channel protein, with the protein MTYSMYKHIYRKFIIAGMALLVILITGTSGYHIISGGNSSFIDCLYMTFITITTIGFGEIVNLSASPGGRLFTMFIAFSGIGVLSYIITNVTAYVVEGELKESFRRRKMEKKAMHFKDHYILCGIGRVGYHIAGELLATKRPFLVVDSDRKNLEMFLEAYPDQIFIEKDATDNAALLMAGVQRAKGLFAVTGDDNQNLVISLTAKDLNPSIKVIARCNDIKHSEKIKKAGADAVVSPNFIGGLRMASEMIRPSVVSFLDTMLRDKSKSLRIEEIKVPVSLSGRPLSSLHLRKNHDALLLAVKTGTDWVYNPSDDHSLKTDDSLVFMATPGEREKIEKSISAG; encoded by the coding sequence ATGACTTATTCCATGTATAAACATATCTACAGAAAATTCATAATCGCGGGCATGGCCCTGCTCGTCATCCTGATAACAGGGACATCGGGTTACCACATTATCAGTGGCGGTAATTCTTCCTTTATCGACTGCCTTTATATGACCTTCATCACCATCACCACCATAGGTTTCGGCGAGATAGTCAATCTTTCGGCAAGCCCCGGCGGAAGGTTATTCACAATGTTCATTGCGTTTTCAGGCATAGGCGTACTCTCTTACATAATCACTAACGTTACGGCATATGTTGTTGAGGGAGAACTCAAGGAGTCTTTCAGGAGGAGGAAGATGGAGAAGAAAGCGATGCATTTTAAAGATCATTATATTTTATGCGGAATCGGGAGGGTCGGATATCACATAGCAGGTGAGCTGCTGGCGACGAAGAGGCCTTTTCTGGTTGTGGATTCAGACAGGAAGAATCTTGAGATGTTCCTTGAGGCATATCCTGACCAGATATTTATTGAGAAGGACGCGACTGACAATGCCGCGCTCCTCATGGCAGGGGTGCAGAGGGCCAAAGGGCTCTTTGCCGTTACAGGGGATGATAACCAGAACCTTGTGATAAGCCTTACTGCCAAAGACCTGAACCCCTCCATAAAGGTCATTGCCCGCTGCAATGATATAAAACACAGCGAGAAGATAAAGAAGGCAGGCGCTGACGCGGTCGTTTCCCCGAACTTCATAGGCGGGCTGAGAATGGCTTCAGAGATGATAAGGCCTTCGGTCGTATCCTTCCTTGACACGATGCTGAGGGACAAGAGCAAGAGCCTCAGGATCGAGGAGATAAAAGTTCCCGTCTCATTGTCCGGAAGGCCGCTCTCCTCGCTGCACCTGAGGAAGAACCATGATGCCCTGCTCCTTGCCGTAAAGACCGGGACGGACTGGGTCTATAACCCTTCTGATGACCATAGCCTGAAGACTGATGACAGCCTTGTCTTTATGGCAACTCCGGGTGAGCGGGAGAAGATCGAGAAGTCCATTAGCGCGGGATAA
- a CDS encoding NADH-quinone oxidoreductase subunit N translates to MRILTPELIMIGTGLAVLLLDLVIKKKEAVAFAGILGTLLSAYYNFSLMDPVLSGTVFQGMFIFDGYASFFKLIFYITVIITILISLKYMDIEGASLGEYYALLFFATSGMMIMVGAIDLMVLYLGLELMALSLYILAGILRNRRSSNEAAIKYFFLGAFSSAFLLYGIALAYGLTGTTNLYEIAASLNGLKLVDSPVTLLALIFFVTAFGFKIALVPFHMWAPDVYEGAPTSITAFMSTGPKAAAFAVMGRVFFSAFGALQLQWSMILEPLAMVTIAVGSILALSQTNIKRMLAYSSIAHAGYAVIGFLPGTQEAFAATLNYLMIYTLMNLGAFTVVVLMRREGITGDSIQDFAGLAKKNPLVSALMLIFMFSLTGIPPLAGFIGKFYIFMEAIKAGYTNLIIIAVIFSAVSAFFYLRIVVYMYMKEPAAEFAVVNVPNAVKLTLAFTSIMVIILGIFPSLLLKFVISSFMG, encoded by the coding sequence ATGAGGATTCTAACGCCTGAGCTCATAATGATAGGAACCGGGCTTGCGGTGCTGCTTCTTGACCTTGTAATAAAGAAGAAGGAGGCTGTAGCGTTTGCCGGGATACTCGGAACGCTTCTCTCCGCGTATTATAATTTCAGCCTTATGGATCCGGTCTTGTCCGGAACCGTTTTTCAGGGCATGTTCATCTTTGACGGATATGCCTCGTTCTTTAAGCTTATCTTTTATATAACTGTCATTATCACTATCCTGATATCACTCAAGTATATGGATATAGAGGGCGCATCTTTAGGGGAGTATTACGCGCTGCTCTTCTTCGCGACATCCGGCATGATGATAATGGTTGGCGCGATCGATCTGATGGTGCTTTACTTAGGGCTTGAGCTGATGGCTCTCTCTCTTTATATACTTGCCGGCATACTCAGGAACAGGCGCAGTTCAAATGAGGCTGCTATAAAATACTTCTTTCTGGGAGCATTCTCATCGGCATTCCTGCTTTACGGCATAGCGCTGGCATACGGGCTTACAGGCACCACTAACCTGTATGAGATAGCAGCCTCGCTCAATGGCCTCAAACTTGTTGACAGCCCTGTCACATTGCTTGCGCTGATATTCTTTGTCACAGCCTTTGGCTTCAAGATAGCGCTTGTGCCTTTTCATATGTGGGCTCCTGATGTTTATGAAGGCGCGCCGACATCCATAACAGCATTCATGTCCACCGGCCCGAAAGCAGCGGCATTTGCCGTTATGGGCAGGGTCTTCTTCAGCGCATTCGGAGCTTTGCAATTGCAATGGTCGATGATCCTTGAGCCGCTTGCGATGGTCACGATAGCTGTTGGAAGCATTCTGGCTCTGTCACAGACAAACATCAAGAGGATGCTTGCGTACAGCTCGATAGCCCATGCCGGATACGCTGTGATAGGGTTTCTTCCTGGAACACAGGAAGCATTTGCCGCAACGCTTAACTATCTTATGATCTATACCCTCATGAACCTCGGCGCGTTTACCGTTGTTGTTCTTATGAGGAGAGAGGGCATCACAGGCGACAGCATTCAGGACTTCGCAGGGCTTGCAAAGAAGAATCCGCTTGTATCCGCTTTGATGCTTATATTCATGTTCTCCCTGACAGGCATTCCTCCTCTGGCAGGTTTTATCGGCAAATTTTACATATTCATGGAGGCGATAAAGGCGGGGTATACAAACCTGATAATAATCGCGGTAATATTCAGCGCTGTTTCAGCATTCTTTTATCTCAGGATTGTTGTCTATATGTATATGAAGGAACCTGCTGCGGAGTTTGCTGTGGTTAACGTTCCCAATGCTGTAAAGCTTACACTTGCCTTTACGTCAATCATGGTGATAATTCTGGGAATATTCCCTTCTCTGCTCCTGAAATTTGTCATCTCCTCATTCATGGGGTAG
- the nuoL gene encoding NADH-quinone oxidoreductase subunit L, whose translation MKYILIPLLPLAAFIINILFGGRIRDKAHWIAVPAVVGSFLLAVSAFFDVSSGQVIRIEVYKWLVSGSFSVPIGFLIDQLSAIMLLVVTSISSLVFIYSIGYMHGDKGYSRYFAYLCLFVFSMLMLVMANNFILLYFGWEAVGLCSYLLIGFWYEKSSAANAGKKAFIVNRFGDFGFGLGVILIFLTFGSIEYMQVFSGAGSVIGQTVNLFGHQVDTVTLICLLLFCGAMGKSAQMPLHVWLPDAMEGPTPVSALIHAATMVTAGVYLVARCNPLFSLSPAAMTTVAVVGGATAIFAASIGLVQNDIKRVIAYSTISQLGYMFLALGVGAYTAGIFHLYTHAYFKALLFLGSGSVIHAMGNEMDMRKMGGLKKYMPVTYWTFIIASLSISGIPGLSGFFSKDEILWRAYISGGDMGKFLWILATVAAFMTAFYSFRLIFLTFHGEFRGTEEQKHHLHESPAVMTVPLMLLAAGAVAAGWVGIPPLLLEHGDKIGEFLAPVLGHPAGEGSHSDEIMIMSASVIISIAGIVTAILFYISKTGLPQKFAEAFKPVYTLLYNKYWVDELYAKTIVNPLIKASDRIILGFFDIRLIEGVVNGVPSLIGSFSRGLRKMQTGLISSYAFMMAAGVLIIIGMMFFF comes from the coding sequence ATGAAATATATTTTAATCCCATTACTTCCGCTGGCTGCTTTTATAATCAATATCCTCTTCGGCGGCAGGATAAGAGACAAGGCGCACTGGATAGCTGTGCCTGCTGTGGTTGGATCATTTTTGCTTGCGGTATCGGCATTTTTTGATGTCAGTTCAGGGCAGGTTATCAGGATTGAAGTATATAAATGGCTCGTATCAGGCAGCTTCAGCGTTCCTATCGGTTTTCTCATAGACCAGCTCTCAGCCATAATGCTTCTTGTCGTTACCTCGATAAGCTCTCTGGTCTTTATATATTCCATAGGATACATGCATGGCGATAAAGGATACTCAAGATACTTCGCATATTTATGCCTCTTTGTGTTTTCAATGCTCATGCTTGTTATGGCGAACAACTTCATACTCCTCTATTTCGGATGGGAGGCGGTCGGGCTATGCTCATATCTTCTGATAGGCTTCTGGTATGAAAAGAGCTCTGCTGCAAACGCAGGCAAGAAGGCGTTCATTGTGAACAGGTTCGGCGATTTTGGTTTCGGGCTCGGCGTGATACTGATATTTCTCACCTTTGGAAGCATTGAATACATGCAGGTCTTCAGCGGCGCGGGCTCTGTTATCGGACAGACGGTAAACCTATTCGGCCATCAGGTCGATACTGTTACGCTTATATGTCTTCTCCTGTTTTGCGGAGCTATGGGAAAATCCGCGCAGATGCCTCTTCATGTCTGGCTGCCTGACGCTATGGAAGGGCCGACGCCTGTCTCTGCTTTGATACATGCGGCCACTATGGTCACAGCAGGTGTTTATCTCGTTGCGCGCTGTAACCCGCTCTTCAGCCTGTCGCCCGCAGCGATGACGACCGTTGCGGTTGTCGGAGGGGCCACCGCGATATTCGCTGCATCAATAGGGCTTGTCCAGAATGATATAAAGCGTGTTATCGCGTATTCAACCATCAGCCAGTTGGGGTATATGTTCCTCGCGCTTGGCGTCGGGGCTTATACCGCCGGTATCTTCCACCTTTATACTCACGCCTACTTTAAGGCATTACTTTTTCTTGGTTCAGGCAGCGTTATTCACGCGATGGGCAATGAGATGGACATGCGGAAGATGGGCGGACTGAAAAAATATATGCCGGTCACCTACTGGACATTTATAATCGCCTCGCTCAGCATATCAGGCATACCGGGCCTGTCGGGATTTTTCAGCAAGGATGAGATATTATGGAGAGCGTATATTTCCGGCGGGGATATGGGCAAGTTCCTCTGGATACTCGCAACCGTCGCGGCCTTTATGACAGCCTTTTATTCATTCAGGCTTATATTCCTCACCTTCCACGGTGAGTTCCGGGGAACAGAAGAGCAGAAGCACCACCTTCATGAATCACCCGCAGTCATGACCGTTCCGCTGATGCTGCTTGCGGCCGGCGCGGTCGCAGCCGGATGGGTGGGCATTCCTCCGCTTTTGCTTGAGCACGGGGATAAGATAGGAGAGTTCCTTGCGCCGGTACTCGGGCACCCTGCAGGTGAAGGCTCCCATAGTGACGAAATCATGATCATGAGCGCTTCTGTAATTATCAGCATCGCCGGGATCGTGACCGCGATACTTTTTTATATTTCAAAGACAGGCCTGCCTCAGAAGTTCGCAGAGGCATTTAAGCCTGTCTACACATTGCTCTATAACAAATACTGGGTGGATGAGCTTTATGCCAAAACAATTGTAAACCCGCTCATCAAGGCGTCTGACAGAATAATACTCGGTTTCTTTGACATCAGGCTTATAGAGGGAGTAGTCAACGGCGTTCCAAGCCTCATCGGGTCATTCAGCCGGGGACTGCGCAAGATGCAGACAGGCCTTATATCATCTTACGCGTTTATGATGGCAGCCGGAGTGCTGATAATAATCGGAATGATGTTTTTTTTCTAA
- a CDS encoding NADH-quinone oxidoreductase subunit M, which produces MQEIYFQSEYPILSFMVFLPLIGAAALLFMSNARAVRWTSLIVTAGVMFISIPVLTGFDKTSYLMQFGERYEWIPSWGISYFIGIDGISILFVFLTILLSILSVLVSWKSVQAKVKEFHIALLLLETAVLGVFVSLDFFLFYLFWEMMLIPMFILIGVWGGSNRIYAAVKFFLFTLVGSVLMLVGIVVLYFYAGGTLNILALSDMNMPVRLQYWLFLAFFAAFAVKVPMFPFHTWLPDAHTEAPTAGSVILAGVLIKMGAYGFLRFSMPMFPAATEYFAPFLMILSVIAIIYGALVCFAQKDLKRLIAYSSVSHMGFVTLGLFALNTQGVEGGILQMLNHGIITGALFLMVGMIYERTHTRQISDYGGFAKLVPWYAGIFMIFTFASIGLPSTNGFIGEFLIILGAFTENNTYGILAATGIILGAGYMLWLYQRIFFGKVVEGISVSDLDFREVIILLPLILLVFWIGLYPNLFLGYMHASVQHMLRGIEINNTAGFMLDYMQWLSGGN; this is translated from the coding sequence ATGCAGGAAATATACTTTCAATCTGAATATCCTATCTTGAGCTTCATGGTCTTCCTCCCTCTGATAGGGGCGGCGGCGCTTCTTTTCATGAGCAACGCCAGGGCTGTGAGGTGGACAAGCCTTATTGTCACAGCAGGCGTTATGTTCATATCGATCCCGGTACTGACCGGTTTTGACAAGACTTCATACCTTATGCAGTTCGGCGAGAGATATGAGTGGATACCTTCGTGGGGCATAAGCTACTTTATCGGAATTGACGGCATCAGCATACTATTTGTCTTTCTCACTATCCTGCTGAGCATACTCTCGGTGCTTGTATCCTGGAAGTCAGTCCAGGCAAAGGTCAAGGAATTCCATATCGCGTTGCTCCTGCTTGAGACAGCCGTGCTCGGGGTCTTTGTATCTCTTGACTTCTTCCTCTTTTATCTCTTCTGGGAGATGATGCTTATACCGATGTTCATACTTATCGGTGTATGGGGCGGCAGCAACAGGATATATGCGGCTGTCAAGTTCTTTCTCTTCACCCTTGTCGGCAGCGTGCTTATGCTTGTCGGCATTGTGGTGCTTTATTTTTACGCCGGCGGGACACTGAACATCCTTGCGCTCAGCGATATGAATATGCCCGTCCGCCTTCAATACTGGCTCTTCCTTGCTTTCTTTGCCGCCTTTGCGGTGAAGGTTCCGATGTTCCCTTTCCATACGTGGCTTCCTGACGCTCACACAGAGGCGCCCACAGCCGGCAGCGTCATACTTGCAGGGGTGCTGATAAAGATGGGAGCATATGGCTTCCTGAGGTTCTCCATGCCTATGTTCCCTGCGGCTACCGAATATTTCGCGCCATTCCTTATGATATTATCTGTCATTGCTATCATCTACGGCGCACTTGTCTGTTTTGCACAGAAGGACCTCAAACGGCTCATCGCGTATTCAAGCGTCAGTCACATGGGCTTTGTCACACTCGGGCTCTTCGCGCTGAACACTCAGGGCGTTGAGGGCGGGATACTCCAGATGCTGAATCACGGAATTATCACCGGCGCGCTCTTTTTGATGGTCGGCATGATCTATGAGAGGACGCATACGAGGCAGATATCTGATTACGGCGGGTTTGCAAAGCTCGTCCCGTGGTACGCAGGCATATTCATGATATTCACATTCGCATCAATAGGCCTGCCTTCTACCAACGGCTTTATAGGAGAATTCCTCATAATACTGGGGGCGTTCACTGAAAATAATACCTACGGAATACTTGCGGCAACCGGAATTATTCTCGGCGCGGGATATATGCTGTGGCTGTATCAGAGGATATTCTTCGGAAAAGTGGTGGAGGGCATATCTGTTTCCGACCTTGACTTCAGGGAGGTCATTATACTGCTTCCGTTGATATTGCTCGTCTTCTGGATAGGGCTGTATCCCAACCTCTTCCTCGGCTATATGCATGCTTCCGTACAGCATATGTTAAGAGGGATAGAGATAAATAACACGGCAGGGTTTATGCTCGACTACATGCAATGGTTATCAGGAGGCAACTGA